A segment of the bacterium genome:
GAAGGCCGAGCGCTTCATCCAGACGATGAAGCGCCGCTGGGCCTACCGCTACATCTTCCGGTCCTCAGCCATGCGTGCCGAAAGCTTGCGGCCCTGGGTCAAGCACTACAATCATGAGCGACCCCATCGCTCGCTCGGCAAAAAGACGCCTATGCAGCGGCTCAGGGAATACCGTCAACAAGCTGCTTAGGTCCCACATCTAGTCGCCCGCGAGGCGGCTCTCGAGGAAATCGAGGGTCCGCGCTTCGGCTCCGTCGTCGATCGGGATGATCGCCGCATTCAGGTCGGTCACGCCGGCGTCGCGCAATCGGTCGAGCTGTTCGCCGAGGCGCTGCTCGTCGCCGACGATCGCGACGTCGCCCGGATGGGCGGCGCCCTCGCGGTCGAGGACACCGCGATAGCTCGGGATCGTGTTGTAGGCGTTCATCAGCTCCGAGATCCGCGCGCGCCCTTCGGCCTCGTCGTTCGTGAGCGCGACGGGCAGGCCCGAGATGATGCGCGGCTCGGGCCTGCCCGCTTCCTTCGCTGCCGCGTCGAGGGTGGGCTTCACGAAGTCCTCGACGGTCTTCGGTCCCGTCATCCAGAGACTCGTTCCGTCGGTCCGCCCGCCGGCAAGCGCGAGCATCTTCGGGCCGAGTGCCGCGACGACCACCGACACGGGCTGCGAGTCGGGCACCGGCGTCGAGACGTGCACGCGGTATTCCTCGCCGTCGAAATCCGCCGCGTCTCCCCGGAGCAGGGGCAGGAGTACTTCGAGGTACTCGCGCATGTGGCTGGCGCGTCGTTCGTACGAGAGGCCGAA
Coding sequences within it:
- a CDS encoding LLM class F420-dependent oxidoreductase, with protein sequence MRIGIMSGHGRQDEGVEALITKARDLEARGFPSLWFGNIFAIDAMTAIALIGRETRSIELGTAVVPTFPRHPTVMAQQALTAQSTCRGRFTLGIGLSHQIVIEGLFGLSYERRASHMREYLEVLLPLLRGDAADFDGEEYRVHVSTPVPDSQPVSVVVAALGPKMLALAGGRTDGTSLWMTGPKTVEDFVKPTLDAAAKEAGRPEPRIISGLPVALTNDEAEGRARISELMNAYNTIPSYRGVLDREGAAHPGDVAIVGDEQRLGEQLDRLRDAGVTDLNAAIIPIDDGAEARTLDFLESRLAGD
- a CDS encoding integrase core domain-containing protein, with the translated sequence KAERFIQTMKRRWAYRYIFRSSAMRAESLRPWVKHYNHERPHRSLGKKTPMQRLREYRQQAA